In the genome of Botrytis cinerea B05.10 chromosome 5, complete sequence, one region contains:
- the Bcpah1 gene encoding Bcpah1, translating into MQYVRSISGSVSKTWNSINPATLSGAIDVIVVEQEDGSLACSPFHVRFGKFSLLRPYEKKVEFRVNDVKQDYAMKLGEGGEAFFVFETSDNIPEAMQTSPLVSPVSSPPLPASGAHPASLSEPDFLALDMGHKSLRSDSFTKSAGGPYPRRQSNLSALTPPSISSELSGDCSGVQRSHTDEFLSSSARTNISDLTERDRQTRSMTPTVAAVDGQSDVFTERSHSPPPLPTREAIERAMALSNRLQASNIPSQVTETGDLMLDMTGYKSSDDDALRAEVIARKVLSEELEGNYDIGALIGADENGNLWIYSSEEAKEAASQRAAMAGINASGLTTDTSSDLGYSSETDSDILHPPIVPTHRRADSESLGMQTPPKTPTGTAGDPNRNYAKTLRLTSDQLKALGLKSGPNPVSFTVNRATCQANMYLWRYDVPIVISDIDGTITKSDALGHVLNYIGRDWTHIGVAKLYTEIINNGYNIMYLTSRSVGQADTTRAYLNGVVQEDYRLPKGPTILSPDRTLAALRREVYIRKPEVFKMACLRDIKNLFGPNRTPFYAGFGNRLTDALSYRSVSIPSNRIFTINSYAEVSLDLLSLNKLRYSYVNMREVVDHYFPPVNTLITSGGEEYTDFTYWREPVLELDDFSGSESDEKDLEEREEEEEDDEDDEEDNEQLGDSYISRESLDEDNYYEEGLDESLLMESIEGDDGLGRSMLLEGEGQDQEYYDNAIEDDDYEEESQLEGGGVRLDDQLTPQPQKLDTDAEVITGLKNLALKEENSDD; encoded by the exons ATGCAGTACGTGCGAAGTATCAGCGGTTCCGTTTCGAAAACCTGGAATTCGATAAATCCAGCAACGCTCAGCGGAGCAATCGATGTTATAGTCGTTGAGCAGGAAGATGGGTCATTGGCATGTTCACCATTTCACGTTCGCTTCGGGAAGTTCTCTCTCCTTCGGCCATACGAGAAGAAGGTCGAATTTAGAGTCAACGATGTCAAACAAGATTATGCCATGAAGTTgggagaagggggagaggCATTCTTCGTGTTCGAGACCAGTGATAATATTCCAGAAGCTATGCAGACGTCACCTCTGGTTTCGCCAGTTTCCAGTCCGCCATTGCCAGCGTCGGGTGCGCACCCGGCAAGTCTGTCGGAACCTGACTTCCTAGCATTAGATATGGGCCATAAAAGTCTAAGATCAGACAGTTTTACAAAATCTGCGGGAGGCCCATATCCTAGGAGGCAAAGTAATCTCA GTGCTTTGACACCACCATCGATATCTTCAGAGCTCTCTGGAGATTGTTCGGGCGTTCAACGGAGCCATACAGACGAATTCTTGTCATCTTCGGCTCGCACGAACATTAGCGATTTGACGGAACGAGATAGGCAAACACGGTCCATGACACCCACTGTTGCAGCTGTCGATGGACAATCGGATGTTTTCACTGAAAGATCGCACAGCCCTCCACCTCTGCCAACACGCGAAGCAATAGAAAGGGCGATGGCATTGTCGAATCGTCTTCAAGCCTCAAACATACCAAGTCAGGTCACCGAAACCGGTGACTTGATGTTGGATATGACGGGCTACAAAAGTAGTGACGATGATGCTCTTCGGGCAGAGGTTATTGCGCGAAAGGTTTTGTCAGAAGAATTGGAAGGCAATTATGATATTGGTGCTCTCATTGGTGCCGATGAGAACGGAAACCTTTGGATATACAGCAGTGAAGAGGCAAAAGAAGCTGCAAGTCAGAGGGCGGCAATGGCAGGCATTAATGCGTCTGGATTGACGACCGATACTTCTTCGGATTTAGGATACAGTAGCGAAACAGATAGTGATATCCTTCACCCACCGATCGTTCCAACTCACCGACGCGCCGACTCTGAGTCATTGGGAATGCAAACACCACCCAAGACACCCACTGGAACTGCTGGTGATCCAAATCGAAACTATGCCAAAACTTTGCGGTTGACTAGCGATCAATTAAAAGCTCTCGGCCTCAAGTCCGGCCCAAATCCTGTGAGCTTTACTGTCAACCGAGCAACTTGTCAGGCAAATATGTATCTCTGGAGATATGATGTTCCTATTGTAATttctgatattgatggaACCATCACAAAGTCAGATGCTTTGGGCCATGTTTTGAATTATATCGGAAGAGATTGGACTCATATTGGAGTTGCCAAACTCTACACGGAGATCATTAACAATGGTTACAACATCATGTATTTGACCTCTCGATCGGTCGGTCAGGCGGATACGACCAGAGCCTACCTCAACGGTGTGGTACAGGAGGATTATCGCTTACCGAAGGGCCCAACCATCTTGAGTCCTGATAGAACGCTCGCAGCTTTGAGACGAGAAGTTTATATCAGAAAGCCAGAAGTCTTTAAAATGGCTTGTCTAcgagatatcaaaaacttgTTCGGCCCTAATCGCACACCATTCTATGCAGGTTTCGGTAACAGACTCACTGATGCACTGTCATACCGCTCGGTCAGTATTCCAAGCAACCGCATTTTCACTATCAACAGTTACGCAGAAGTATCGTTAGATTTGCTCAGTCTCAACAAATTACGATACAGCTATGTGAATATGCGAGAGGTTGTGGATCATTACTTCCCACCGGTCAACACCCTCATCACCAGCGGAGGTGAAGAATACACTGACTTCACATATTGGCGAGAACCTGTCCTTGAGCTTGACGATTTCAGTGGGTCTGAGAGTGATGAAAAAGATcttgaggagagagaagaggaagaggaggatgacgaggatgacgaggaagataACGAACAGTTGGGTGACAGTTATATCTCTCGCGAGTCTTTAGACGAGGACAATTACTACGAGGAAGGTCTGGATGAAAGTCTGTTGATGGAGTCAATAGAGGGGGATGATGGTCTGGGGAGAAGTATGCTATTAGAAGGAGAAGGCCAAGATCAGGAATACTATGACAACGcaattgaagatgacgaTTACGAAGAGGAGTCACAGTTAGAAGGGGGTGGTGTCAGACTAGATGATCAGCTCACTCCTCAACCCCAAAAACTTGATACCGATGCTGAGGTCATTACGGGACTCA